The Mercenaria mercenaria strain notata chromosome 6, MADL_Memer_1, whole genome shotgun sequence genome contains the following window.
catctctgattcatgtggggaagttggtagttatttgcggagaacaggtctgtactggtacagaatccaggaacactggttaggttaaccgccctgaaatactgttgaaaaatggcgttaaacccaaacaaacaacaaacaaacactgTTGTTTGGCCAGTTATTAACTACAGAGCTGCTTTATGGGCGATCCCTGTCTTTTATGAATGCTGTTCATGACCGAACTGTGCGTTATTTCCGCATTACTCAGCGTTGGCAGGAACGAAAGCATGTTGCTGCTGTATATGTGCGAATTTGCGATACGCTTGAATCTTGAGTAAATACAAGCATTTATATTATGGGCTTGGCAGGTCAGGAGTTGGTTGTAAGAATTGGTTTTATAACATAAAGTTCAAATCTTTTATACGTAATCTTAGTAATTATACAAATGTTGGTACACCGATACCAAAGAAATTCGCAGTCATTTGTGTTCGGCCTTATTTGTTACTTAATGGATCACGACCCTGAAAAGGGTTTCAGGTACGTCGGGTGATGGGACAATAAATTAAGAACTATCCTTTGAATATTAATCTATTGCTTAAAACTACTGTTTCATGAGTCTGCCTTAACATAGATCTGCTTTTAGTTGTGATGTTGTACCAATTCGTATTGAAACTGGGAGGTAAGAGGtaagaaaatttaaagtaaatacgAAGAGGCTGAAAAAAAGCCGTATTGTATCTTTTTATTGTATGTTTTCCGGACTGCTTTCATTTATTATGCATCACCTGactcagttctataaatagcgcacataaaaactacactcagttctagtttaacatcgataaacatttaaaatttcgcccgataacaaaacaacaaacaaaaaggtggaaatatataataaaagtgtcattataacaatagctagatttgggattttgtattcggctctcggaTCACACGAGGCGCAATCGGATCACACTCCGAAATCCGAATGCAGCATCCCACATCAAGCTACTAATACAATAAGCTAAAGGCACTACGCTATTAATTTGAAGTTACATTCACTTCGATACAATCATTTGTTTGTGCtcatactgtgaaataatttgatgataagcatttatcatttgacagtAAGCATAAGCTGTTTAAAATCTAGCATTTTGGCATTTAGCATTCAGTATAAGGCATATAGTATTTCATATGTAACATTTAGCATTATGTATTTGGCAATAAGAAACTGATATTAGTATTAAATATTTGTCtttcaaaatttggaaaatagCATGGTAGGCCTACACCGTAATTTGAAAACATGTAATATTTCTTCCGGTCATGGGAACATGGGACGAATGTTTTTCCACTTAGACGTTAAGAAAAAAATGACAGGGACAAAGTTATGTAAGTTATTATGGAGGCAAAATCCATTGATATAGTCAGCTCTTTATTTGAATAAGCACTTAAAATGGAGCATTTTGCATAGACTATTTCGCAATTAACAGTCCGCATTTAtaaatagagaacctcctttttgaagagtattcaattcctaccattaacctacttttactgcaattcttagggggcgtaggttcaagccctactgggaccaaattttcttttcttattttccttttttctggtaagtttttacttctttcaagacttattattgatttcttgtacaaaaatggaaaaaagatgaatcttataagcgatttcttggtgttcaaagtgaatttactacttaaacagaaggggtagagtgacgagaaagttggttacttattccttattccttagaAGTAACTAGGTACATTTTGATACgtattccttattcaaatgcgaataagtaacagacacattaacaccagataaagtctcatctcctacaaaacgtgttctgaacacatcaCATATCTATTTCAAGTTATGTGACAAGAAACGATAAAAGtcaaataaggaataagtaactggattcattttgttaataaataaggaataagtaactggattcattttgttaataaataaggaataagtaactggattcattttgttacttattccttattcaaacgcgaataagtaacaaacaaattaataccatataaagtctcatctcgttcacaatttcttcaacatgatttaataATTCACTATAAGATGttgtgaacacatgtcatatcgttttcgCCGAGAAATAATAtacgtcgaataaggaataagtaactggattcattttgttccttattccttattcgaacgCGAATAAATAACAGACACATTAAGAACAAAATAAAGCCTCATCGCGTTCActatttcttcaacatgatttaatgttgaccagatgcgcaggctggtctggatccatgctggtcgcaaagccactatgttggttttttcttatggcgcggcttaTATGTGTTTGCCATACACTGCTTCATACGTATTTCGATTATGATCAGCATGGtcagaaaatgctaaaaaattAGCAACGTTTACATTAGCATTTGGTGTTAAGTTTGGCTGTTTAACATTTGGCAATAAACAAAGTGCACCCTTGTTAAAGTGTGAAAGTTATGTAACAGTAGTGTTCACGTCTTAGCTCCAAATAATTATTATGAACCAGCTGACTGACTGCTTGAGTATATGTGCGATTACTGCAGACTCAATCAGTATTtcttatttatcattttagaaaaaaatgactaGTGGACAGAGATGAGCGAGGCCCCGGCAATTCCGGCCAAACCAAGCGAAGGCGTGCCGGAACCAGAAACTTTCTGGGAACTAATTGAGAAGCTCCTCCAACATTCGTCACATGATGAACAAAAACGATTACGTCATAATGTTTCGTTGTCAGCGCTGTGCCGCGGGCATGCGCTATCGAAACTCACTCGAGACAAAACGCCGCAAATCACAAAAAGTACCTTTACCTCAAAAGATCACACAAATTCTAAGATGTCGAAAGTCTTGCAAAATACTAAACAAAAGGAACTTTCAAGTGGATGGAAACTGGCGCTAAGGAGGAATAAAAACCACGACACGAACGCCCAACAAACCAGAAGTGAATGTAATTTGTCAGACTCGGATGTAGTTTACGTTAAAGATTCAGAAATACCCGCATCGGAGCGGCTTTGGCGGTTTGCTATAAGAAATAGACAACATCAGCAAGAGGACGAAGCGAGCAAGGATGATCATAAACCAATACCAAGTGTCCGGAGTAACGAAGCAATTTATGAAGGACTCAGAAGGAGACTAGAAGACGCAAAAACAGAGGATAACACTGTAATTAAAcctaaacaaaaactgaaaaggcagatgaaaaaagttaaaaagcatcattgtgaaaataaaacaaacaatttcggCTTTGCCAGTAGTAAGATAGAAAATAAAGATTCCAAATCCATCCCAAACACAACAGTTTCTTTAGCCAGAAACCCAAAACCATCAATGCCAAAGCAGCAAACGAAATCCAGACCAATTGCTCATGATTTAAATCGAACACCTGTCAAAAATCTCATTGAATCTGGTGAAATGGTTTATTCCTACGTCACTCCAGAACATTTCGAAACTAAGAGGTCATTGTACGATTCAGTGTTGAAAAAACGACTGACATGTGGCAACCGTCTACAAATGATTAACAGAGAGATCGTTGATAAAAACATGAACCCTCGAACGGTGCTAAGCCGGGAAACAACGAAGAAATACACGGAATTAAAAAGCGACTATTTAAAGCTTTGTTACCAAGAGTCTTCCTTACGTCATGAAATCGCAGTGCTGCATGCAGAAATATATatgatgcaaaataaaaaaatccacaAAAGACCAGCAGCAGTGAAAACGATTACCTTAGACTCAAATTTCTCGCAACTCCCTCAGACAGCCGACACTTGTGATACGAAAAATAATAGGAATGACTTTGAAAAAGTGGTACCTTTACCGCGCCTAAAACCACCCAAACCTCTAATTTTAGCACAGCAGAAACACAGGTATTATGTAAATGATCAGTCAATGCAAGCTAGGAAGCCGGTGCAAACAAAAGAAATGTCATTTAGCACACAGAAAGCAGCTCCAAGTAAGAAAGGTTCCAGCACGAGTTTTCCGCGTTTGGTACAAAAAATGTCGCCAAAAAGTGTATGTGCATTGTATTCGCTGACGGCATCACTACAAGCTCCACCAAAGAGGTATGAATAAAATTTGTTGTATCTCGGATATAATAAAATCCTTTAGTTTGATTTTCAACTGGTATTTAAACGAATATTTATTTTCCATTCTAACTGGAGACTAAGATTTGGCCACGTGACCTACCTTTTACGCGGCTTTATCGATAGTTATCAAAGATGTTACTTTAAAGTCTAAcgatgataaaaaagaaaactacattgttttgtattttaaatgaaaaaataatcgTGTGTCGCAATTAACTTTTCGCTCGGTATGCTTGTTTTCAAATTTCAGGAACTAATAAATGTCATGTATCATTTTAATTAAGCTTCCATGATTGGAAGTAGAGAATTTTGTAAGCTTGTAGAAACctttaataatttgataatattgaaTTGCTATTTTTCATTGTtacaaacattttagataaaatCATTTCGAAGTATTGTTTTGTCGAACTTTTACAAGACTTTCATAGAAATATGTCGCTTTTATGCTATTCATTGATGTTTGCTTCCTTCTTCATGTATCTTTAGACTAAAACTTGtattatttaacccttagcctgctggcggcaagtgattctgcctttgcgaccaatgcagaccatgatcagcccgcacatccgtgcagtctgatcatggtctacaccgttcgccattcagtcagtatcttttgggtaagcactccttttaacagttaatggtactgtccaaattgaaagatggacaaaatcactatagaaatttagcagggtaagggttaatgatggAGTTGCCTAGCTAGTTATTTCAGCTCGAACCTGAAGAAGTCTTATAATATCTTTGAACCACACTACGACCTGCGTGCTGGCGTCGTACCATTATGACCCTAGAAACCCTAGTGGGTTCGAACTTAAATCCCTTGGGTTGAAGTGACATAGCTTCTGAATATTGCTATTTGCGAAATCACAACCTTTTACTTTGTGTTTGAAATAACTTATGTTAAATTGATGTTTTGAGTTATAAAAAAGTGTGTGTTCTTGTTTCAGACAACCTAACGCACTACTGGTACCCGACACTGATGAAATACAGACAGCTCACAGGCTCCCAAAGATCAATATACCTGTAAACACACATTTGTAATCATATCCGAATACAATCCTACAATTATGATAACTTTaagaaatctgtttttttttgtttttttttatccccacagacacacttgggggtcaggacccccccccccccccccccccccccctcctccacCGGCCCTGCAAATGTTAGcctatacatgtatttaggtGATGATCATAAAAcgggttttgttacaatttcagcatactttttttaaatacttttccaCCATCAATGCTCTTCTGTATCTGTGAAAGTGACACTGGAAACGCTTGCGCTAGCGCTAGACACCCACCCCCACTCCCACTTTTTGTTGTGCGTTTCATAAACCGTAGAACGAATATCATATCACTTAATGCCTATTTGCTTTTATTCCCTTTTCAATCTCCTTTTTGTGAACTTTCTaaacattttgttacaaaaattgaatgaaaatctAAGGTAGGGGGTTTTCATTTGGTAGGATCGGATTACCCTAAACAAGcaattttaatattacataaaaaCAGCGATAGGTTTGCCACTACTTCACTCTCATAGCTCACTAAACAAATATCGATATGTTGAACAATATACCGTTACAACTGCCTTTTGACAAAGCTTTAAACGAGACATAGCTATAAGTAAAGATCATGTCCTATGTCTGTAAACGATttgagacagtatcacaaccagataatgcaCAGAGAGCATGAGATGCGCGGCTGCGTTCTTTGATGTAGCTTTTTCATTGGATTTTGTCCTGTTTAAATGCCAGAAAGACGCCTTGTTACGGAATGTGTCAGTATGTACGGGTAATGTTTAGAATTGCTAGTTGCAACAACCAGCAAACTGAGCAAACTGGCAACCAGCAAACTGAGAAAGGGGACAGCTATAATTCGTACATCAACACTCAAAACACATACCGGTACATCAGCAGAACAATATTAATGCTTAAATTTGATTTACCCTTATCCTCCTAAATTTCTatcatgaacttgtccatctttcaatttggaaattacatgtacattaaagGGCAATTAAAgcttgacaataagttaattttatatgaaagccatcctcacgtctttcataacgctgaaagaatttttaaatttggacTACTATTGAAagagatatggcagtttgaaatttaagaaaattgctgatcatggaggcagccattttgtgtgtttatgacgtcatttacacactgatgaattctttatttagcaaataacctttcaAACAGATTAATTTTTATACgcttcttgagtgtaagatgtaaaacatgacaatttctttcattatagctggaaaaaatagagaaattattttgcagaaataagaaaatacaattcaaataggtgtctagaaatttaataaatccgccattttgtttttgttgccatggaaacaaaatggccgccattgtgatcaaatattgaaatgctcataactttctcattttcaagtcgattttgaaaattcttttgcttctttaaATGACTAAAGAAATCCAAGCAGATGGatttaacatcaaaacaacattgcctttccctttaagtgttaaaaggggtgcttaccacaaaaatactgattgaatggcgaacagtgcagatcatgatcagactgcacgaatgtgccggatgatcatgatctacactggccgcacaggcagaatcaattgtgtccagcataaaGGGTTAATATTGTACATTCATATCAAATTATAGACAAACTAGTGTCTGCATACTCCTTAAAACAAAACTTCATCACTTACTAATGATATTGAATCATATTTATTTGTGgcaaattgtccacctgaaaaaaagtacatttcaaccaggtttcaataccttaTCCGTTTCTTAATTTGATAGCACTGATGATACTTGGAAAACAAACATGAAACATGTACACATATATCGGGAAACTGCTgcctattacaaaaaaaaaatgaaacttcacaaaggaGTTTTTTTCTCTTGTGTCTGATTTATAATAAAAGTCCATGTAATTTTGGATCAACCCTTGTAGAACATTGGCAGTACTTTTAGTGGAGGGTAATTGATGCAGAAAGAAAAACTATAAAATGTACatctttattattttactttagtatatataaaaatgataaatggcAGAAGAAAAGAATAACTGATCTCAGTCCAAGATATTTATTACAATGCTTACAGCTGACGGCGAAATAATGGAACTAGACCTATGCTTATTGTATGTGATAAGAACTAAGAGAGTCGTGAACCAAGTCTTACAtcattttcatgttgttttcaCGATTACACGATAGGTGTTCCACGGGTCACAATTAAATGATCATATATTTTGCAACATAGCATAACAAAGTAAATAAGTTCATTGCAGTTAGAATTAAATTGACTTTACTGTTGTTATTGTGCTCTCAAGAAAATAGCAGAGAAAATATCGGATCCAAGAATACATATATGTTCAGAAAGTCTCATACACTCTCTAGAATGTAAGAAAACCCCTGCCGCCCCATCCTCTCCCTTCCCCTACTTCCAATGACAGTAAATTTTAGGTTTAGAGCAATACTTAGGCAGGAATTGCAAATTTTGTAGCAACTTCTGATAGTGATGTTTATGCCATCTCCATATAAACTTTAATTTTGCATGCTTAAAAGTTTCATTTGTAAAGTAAAAAAACTAGatgcaacatgtcgagcccgcctggtgtcaaaaggactaacagcaCCAAGTTTTCACCTGTGACCtctaattatgaccttgacctttgaggtagcgGTCTGTGAGTTGCAagcgacactctgtctcattgaggcaaacaattatgccaaataaaaaaaaagatttctttatGCATGGCACAGTTGTAGACCGGACAAGCTCTAAAAAGACTTTTGACCCCCAAGTATGACCTTGGCCATTGAGATAGGGACCCGAGCTTTGCGCAGGTTACTCCTTCTCATAGAGGTGGACATTTTACGCCAAAGAAAAAAAGATGGCTCCAAACTTATCAAAGTGATGGCCTgtacaagctctaaaatgacatttgaaacctaactgtgacattgacctttgatataggaacctgcggtttgcacatgacactccatctctttgagttaaatatttatgccaaatataaacaagattcctccaTGTATGTCAATGCTATGGGCTTGACAAgatctgatatgacctttgaccaacaactgtgaccttgacctttgagataggaacctggggtttgcgcacgacactccgtctcattgaggttaacattcatgccaaatataaacaagattcctccaTACAACTTATGGTCCGACAAATAAATCATGACAGAcgctcgcacgcacgcacatacaccgaacagccatttggacaacaaTGTCTCcgcttctgcaagcgggctcgacaacaaAAGTAATAATCTATAGACAAAGAATAATTATCAAGGAGTTGATAGATATTGAGTGTATACCGTTTCAGAGTAGGCTAGGGCACACAATTTTGATCCGAATCTCTTGAacgaaaatatgtaaattaaccATCTTGTGGAAAAACTGACCATTTCAGCGCTTCCGGCGAACACGATAACTCAGCTAGGATTTCAATTCGTGCATATTTCCGTTTCGGTTTCGTTTGACTTACCTGTTCGAAATGGTCCATTAATTATAATTTCCATGCTAACTGTTTTTCGTTTCGGATTCAATGGCGTCATACATAGGCTGAAACAATCTTATTTGCATCATATTTGCAATGTGTGTTAAAAAATTGTTGTCCATGAAATATTtgtagaaataaagtaaaaacaaatttcgTATACAACATCATAAGTGTCTCCAATACTATATGCTCCTTTCGAATCATCCTCtttataaagtttttcttttgaagttaatttacaaaaaaaaacatatatcagTTTATTGTTTACAAATTTTGAATCTCTTATTTTTCAGCCCAAAACATGCACGAATTGCTCGGATTATGATCAGTCTAATCCACTGTTTTTGCTTCGATGCCAGATTCTTGCCCCTGCACCAAAGTATAGGCTACATTCCCTGATCCTGATGTGGTTGGATGTTGGACCCGTACTTCTGGTACAGACAGTATTTGTCCAGCTTGCTGTGGACGCGGGTCTTTAGCGCGTAATTTCCACATGTTGTAGACAACATCACTGACGAGAAGTTCTGATGAGTTGGCCCCAGCTAACTTCAGAGC
Protein-coding sequences here:
- the LOC123550252 gene encoding uncharacterized protein LOC123550252, producing the protein MSEAPAIPAKPSEGVPEPETFWELIEKLLQHSSHDEQKRLRHNVSLSALCRGHALSKLTRDKTPQITKSTFTSKDHTNSKMSKVLQNTKQKELSSGWKLALRRNKNHDTNAQQTRSECNLSDSDVVYVKDSEIPASERLWRFAIRNRQHQQEDEASKDDHKPIPSVRSNEAIYEGLRRRLEDAKTEDNTVIKPKQKLKRQMKKVKKHHCENKTNNFGFASSKIENKDSKSIPNTTVSLARNPKPSMPKQQTKSRPIAHDLNRTPVKNLIESGEMVYSYVTPEHFETKRSLYDSVLKKRLTCGNRLQMINREIVDKNMNPRTVLSRETTKKYTELKSDYLKLCYQESSLRHEIAVLHAEIYMMQNKKIHKRPAAVKTITLDSNFSQLPQTADTCDTKNNRNDFEKVVPLPRLKPPKPLILAQQKHRYYVNDQSMQARKPVQTKEMSFSTQKAAPSKKGSSTSFPRLVQKMSPKSVCALYSLTASLQAPPKRQPNALLVPDTDEIQTAHRLPKINIPVNTHL